Proteins encoded within one genomic window of Papio anubis isolate 15944 chromosome X, Panubis1.0, whole genome shotgun sequence:
- the PPP1R2C gene encoding protein phosphatase inhibitor 2 family member C gives MSASTSSHRPIKGILKNKSSSGSSVATSGQQSGGNIQDVKRKKSQKWDESSILATHRATYRDYDLMKANEPGTSYMNLQDDGEDSVRDVEGEDSVRGVQGKEAMAATDASDHSCEVEEEESNEAYMRKILLHKQEKKRQFEIRRRLHYNEELNIKLARQLMWNDLQSEDDENEERPPATNEEKTAAEESEEAPLSGGLQIQSCDP, from the coding sequence ATGtcagcctccacctcctcgcACCGGCCCATCAAGGGGATCCTGAAAAACAAAAGCTCCTCAGGTTCCTCGGTGGCGACTTCCGGCCAGCAGTCTGGAGGGAATATTCAAgatgtaaagagaaagaaatcccaGAAGTGGGACGAATCAAGCATCCTTGCGACACACCGCGCAACGTACAGAGATTACGATTTAATGAAGGCAAATGAGCCCGGCACTTCCTACATGAATTTGCAAGATGATGGGGAAGATTCAGTGCGCGATGTCGAAGGAGAAGATTCAGTGCGCGGTGTCCAAGGAAAGGAAGCCATGGCCGCCACTGATGCCTCGGACCACAGCTgtgaggtggaggaggaagagagcaacGAGGCCTACATGAGAAAAATCCTCCTCCACAAACAGGAGAAAAAGCGGCAGTTCGAAATAAGAAGGCGGCTTCACTACAACGAAGAATTGAACATCAAATTAGCTAGACAATTAATGTGGAACGACCTACAAAGTGAAGACGATGAAAACGAAGAAAGGCCACCAGCCACGAATGAAGAAAAGACTGCTGCAGAAGAATCAGAGGAAGCTCCTCTAAGCGGTGGACTGCAAATCCAATCATGCGACCCTTAG